The sequence TCAGTAATTTTGCTACATTTCAGTCTGCCCATTCTTTCTGCATGTGACACTATCGTAATACAACAAAAGAAATTTACACTTTACATTGATAAAAGGGTTTTCAGTGTTGGTATAACCTCCTGAATTGCAGTAAATAATCACCATATTTGGAGAGCtctgacattttctttttcatgtacAGGGGCTTAAAATATCTTATATTGCTACCATTCAGGAATCATAATTCTGCTCCGATTTCCATGTTGTCTTCCttacttcagattttttttttgtaccaCATTGGtcaggagctggtgctggggaTATTTTAGTACATGTGTAGAATGACAAGGTTTACTACAGGAGGAGCTATACAAAATATAAGGCAAAATCACAAATAAATTTCAAATCTCAtataaatttcaaatttcaaaaattGTAGCATTATGCTATTTGTGGCTGTGTTGTATAAGTGCATAAAGTGTATCCCCAAATATGATAAAATGTATAATGTGTAATCTCATTACTAACACTGTGCAATTACCACGTTTGCCAGCAATACAAGCCAGCACTAAAAGGCTTTCTCTGACTCAAGGAGGACCTTCCCAAGACAGAGTGGAGCTGCCTAATCTTTATTGTACTGTTTGCAAAGGACTGTGTTTCCTAAGACTATGAATAGGGTACCCTCCCAAGACCAATATAGGAAGaggcattatttttaaaagtagctCCTGTTTTAATGTTCTTCAACATAGGCTAATTTTATCTCTGAGCACTTACTATGTAGGCACTTCTGGTTGAAGACATTGAGATGTCTTTAATTAGAGAAGGGATCAAGCACAATAACGAGTTCAACCTTCTTTCTCAGAGAGGAATATAACGATCACAGCAATGTCCTACCAATAGAGTACTCTTAACTGTGTCATCAAAGTTGCCTCAGACAAATGGAATATACAAGGAAGTTGGTATTTGCCAACTCTCCGTTCCTTTCCTGATGCAGATATTGTTCTGAAATGCATGCATTAAATTAGCATTGTTTGTGGTTTTATGAATGCTACTTCTCTTCCaaatttatttggatttttcaGCTAAAAAAGTATCCCATGTGGCTGTGGTCAGAAAcaatagaaatagaaattgtGTAattcagcacagccctgaataTGAGATTGTTTGAAAAACATCACAGGCTCATCTATCAACTGTTAAATTAACAGAAGAGTTCTCAGGAGATAATCATCAAATTACTACTAGTGTAGCTTTCCATAGTTCTTCTGTTTTAGTGCTTTTAGACTTAGCACTTCAGAACCTTCCACCGCAGTGTCCCATCCATGTCTTAATATATCTCCCAAAACATTCAATATGTGTTTACTAATTGTGATCAGGGTAAAATTCAAGTGCTATGCTTGTGGGACATTTTTTTTATCAGAAGCTGTATTTAAGTGATGATACACAGTAATTTGTTCATTCTTCTGTCAGTGTAATTTACAAGGCAACGACAGATAAACATAGCTATACAAGATTCATTTACAGTGACACAATGGCAGATACACAGAGCAGAACCCTGCCTATGAGATAAAGTGGACTGAGTGACTTATGCAGTAATTAGGGGATAATTGTCATTAACCTCGCAAACAGTAGTTTACCCATATTGTTTAAAAGGCTCCAGGATGCATAATGACAAGGTAATCTGTCAAAGCGCTAGGGGGAAATATTAATAAGATTTGTGCAAGCCTGGAtagaaaatatgcagaaagcAGCCACATTAAGCTAATTGGTGGATGAATATACACTTGTAAAAGTGCTTCTAATGGCACGTTTGCTGCTCTCCAAATGACTACTGTTAATGTGGAGAAGTGGGCTGCCTAGAAAGTCAGGACTGCTGGGACAAGAGGGTATTAAGACATGAAGGCACAGTTATTATTACTTTGTACACTGTAATATAATTTCCCCACTTTCTCTTGCATTTCACTGCCTCTAATAGGTTCAAACTGATAGCTCGCTTCATGCCCTTTTATATTCCAGTGACCTTTGCCGTTTTGTTGTCACTTTGCACCCTGCTGCCTCCCTTTTGCATCACATTGTCACCTATGACACACCTGTGTTTTATTGGTGTAAATTTTTTCTGTAagcaataaaagagaaaaagcctCATTAAGGTCTTGTAGTATATATTGCAAGTAATAATGCATAGTCCCCTAATGAATAGTAAAGATGGAAATCAATCTCCTGATTCTGCTGCCATTCATATATCCTGCATATAGTACAGCTGAATCCCCTTATTGAGACACAATTTGGGTTCAATCAGAAAACCAAGCATGTAATGAAATCCAGTTTATGAGTATAACTCATTGGCACTTTCATTCCAGTGTTTATGGCCTTGGACAACTTCTCAATTCCTTGCAATGCTCCTGGTTAGGCAAATTTCTTACTGACTTAGCTGGAAGTTTTATTGACAAGCCCAGAAAGATTCAACTTTCTTGGTTATGTTTTCCAGTTAGGGTTTTGGCTTTAGTCAGTTTAGATTTAAAGTGAGGAAAGGACCGACTGATAATTTGATTTGACTTGACTGGTTAGATTTCTTGCCGTGCATTTGGTGCAGTCTATGTTAGTAGAGCAAGAATATCAGACACGATTTGTTTATATTATCACATAGCTCACTGGGAAAAGTCTCAGCTGAAAAGAGGCTGGGTGTCTCTTGTGGCTGTGTGTATTGCAAATACAATACCTTATGAGTGCTCTTTGTGAATATTTCCTGTTTCTCATAAAAACAATGTGTCATTCTTTCAGTGTTAGTGAAACTGAGGCTAGGAGAGTGCTTAGTACACTTACTGAAAGACTGccagagcacagaaaaccagagaaaatataattttacttCTCAATGAGTTTTGCAAAAAGTAAAAGCACAAGTGATTTTTAGTGAATGATAGTATCAAGGCAAAATTTTTTATATACCATACCAAAATGGTCAAATATATATGCAAAAATTGTAGAAAGTGAGAATTAAAATCAATCAGTATTACATATGCTATTGTTATATGAATGATGATTCTTTCCAATGCATTTACATGCAAAACTGTgttctaaaattattttgtagctgaaattatttcagtggctTGCCATGTTCGTGTCTCTGTTTACATGGTATCTGAAAAGTGCCCGTAGCACCTCATGCACTTTAAATTTTACGCACATACACCATGTGCTTGGTGATTTAATTACCTCTAGTAGCCATGTTGGCCTAAGGACAAACACGCTGTGACTTGCCACAAATTAGTGGCAAAGCTTCTTCAGATACTTCAATGAATTTTCCACTCTAGCAAGTTGTAGAGAAGCAAAGGCATCAAAATACTCTTTGTACTTTGGGTCCAAAGTTATGGACTCCAAAGCCATttaagaaatttaaataaacaacTCAATAATTCAAGAATGTTGAGAACAAATGCTTACCCTTAGTGTgcattaaaagtattttaatattttgagcAGATTTCATAAAGTATCTATATTCACCTCACATTAGTTTCCCATTTACAAAAGTCTTTTGGACATCGCAACCAGAACAGATGGTAAAGGGAATAAATGTTGGCATTTGAAATTTTGTTCAGTTCTTGGGGTTAGAAGGACAAAATACTTGGGAAATGTCCCTGgttcttcaaaataaatgagATTAGGAGAACTGCTAAAAAATTGCTTTGGATCTTCTTAAAGCTCAAAGTGTCAATTTATATCCATGCTAACAGGAGTTCTTATGTCATCACATAGTGGGATCTTCTGCCTTTTAACACTTGTCATCAACACAACAGCTGTAAATCAAAGCAAATGTTGTTGACATCACAGTACCTTGTCCTGTAcctttggctgggatagagttaacTGTCTTAGTACTGGTGCAGTGCTCTTTTTTGGATTTAGGAGGAGAATCTTTTGAACAACAGCGATTTCTATTTGTTGCTAAGTAGTGCTTACCCTAAACCAAAAGCTTTCTCAGTGCACTGCCAGCAACCAGGTGCCCAAGAAGCTGTgagggagcatggccaggacaggTGGCCTGAACTGGCCAAAGCTACATTCCATACCCTTGAACATCATGCCCAATATATAAATTGGGGGAGTAGGCTGGGAGGAGCcagtccctgcctggggacagtcTGGGTAtcaggcagcaggcagggagaaaTTGTATTGTGGATCACTTCTTCCTCTTGGGCTTtattcctctttccttttcatttccagTAATATTagtatgttttattttattcactCACAGAGGGAAtagtgagtgagcagctgtgtggtgttgtgtggggcagctggggttaaaccacagcaGTTTTACCACTGTGAAAACTAGTAAATGCAAGAAGAGTATCAGACTCTGGTTGtgcttagatttttttcctctaagtATGGACAGACatctgctgtgaaaaaaaagtTGTCTGGCACCCAAATATAAAGAGACTTGATGTATTTCCTATGATTAAATAAAGCTCAAGCTGTTGTGATTAAATACGTTGTAGCCCCACAGTGAtctattataattttaaaaataaaaatactgtgtgCAGTGttactcaggaaaaaaaatactcccTGTCTTGTgaattatacatatatacatattatcTGGTCCATAATCATCCATAacaaagagaatattttatcaCAAGTCAAacaatatattttgaaaatcaGAGCAAACGTTTAAAACTAGTGTCCTTGCATCCTAATAATTTCACTGGAGTTGCAGAGGTGAATGAAGAGGGGAAAGAGTTCAAATTACTGGGTTTTTCTGGAATCAGTAAGAGACATTACCCCCAATCCATGTGGCTAGTTTACAGCTGGCAAATGAGAGTCTCATCCTCTTTCAGGGCAATGATTTCAAGGGCATTTTAAGGTTGATGAAcccaaaaaatgaaaaggcatCCTGGGATTGGGGTACACTGTGAGTAAGCTCAGTCCCTAAAAGGAATCAGGTGTTCAGGATCTGGTGTTTTCATACCATTCCAGGCAGCTTAGTCCAGAACCAGCACCCCAGCAGGTTGCTTGTGCAGGGAGGGATCTGCACTCCTGGCATGCGTCTTTGGGATAAGATATGAAACAGAAGACCTGCATACTTTTGGTCAATAAGGACCCTGAAGGCCATTAAGTGAGAGTGTGGGTGGTTAACGGCGGTGTCCTGGCCAGGTTTCCCCTGCGGTTATTGCATTCCACTGCCTTATGTTTCATCTGCAGTTTCAGCAGGACATGGTGTTCCTCACTTTCACTCCAAAACCGTTGAGCAGTGCTCCTGTGCGTTGTTACACAGCTGTTGTGCTCCACCATGGTGGTACGCCCCCATTATGTATTCACACAGATTTGGCTCCACATACTGTTTCAGGGCTAAGTTAGGTCAAAATTACTTTCCAGCATGGTCTGTGGAATTACTCCAGGTTTATGGTGCAATTATTCTTGATCTAAAGCGCAGCCAGATTTGCCCCAGTGTCTAAAATATCAGTTCATAAAGTTTGCAAAGGTCTTTAGGGGTCCTTTTGATGAAAACACAAAGTGTTTTGCTGCTGAATGCATAAAGAGATGTAGCCAAGAAAGAGGAACCAGGGCATGTACTGTTACAAACCTGGCACCAAAGTAAGCATATATGGTGTGAATGTATATAtgggtgtgtgtgtatgtatgtatatgtatgtatgtatgtatgtaagTAAATAAAGTCTCCTTCATGCTACTCTTCGTTTGAACGCACACTGCCACTGTCATTCTTAGTGAAACTCTGGGGAGACACAGacaccttctcttctcctgtaCATGCAGGAGATATCCTTATGCCTACCCTGTGCCTTTGTGGCAAGGCAAAAAAGTGGTAAGAGAAAGGGAGTGCCAGAAGGGAAGAATATCTATCAGTTCTAGCAAAATGGAGGCTGCAGTGAAGTCAAAAGATAAAGATTTCCATTATTGACTGAGAACTCAGTAGTGCTGCACTGtttgttcctgctgcagcagtaTAACTCAAGGAAAGGACTGCTGACActtaaacattcattttttcaTACGGTTCCTGTTGGTGAAGGGAGGCTGGTGGGAGGTGGATGAAAAGTGACAGCTGAGGGGAAAAATTTCAACCATGCCTCTTTGCAGACTTAGTGTGTTAAATCTTATATTAGTTGCACATGTGAAATCACAGTGAGCAAGTATGCACatcttttcttcatgtttaCAGGAGCAAAGGTGAGGGAGATTCAGCATGGTAAAAAATCCTATCAAGAAAATGTGTATCTGATTGCCTGTGTGAGTGTATATTTCCATGGAAAACTAGATAGAGGGCTTACTTTGGTCCTACTGAGATCAGTGGGAGTTAGTCAAATGAGTTAGAAATGTTGTACTCTGTCCCATCTGTACTAATGTGAGTTGGTGTGGTGCTGCACAGTTTTGGTAACTCTTACCCCAGGAGTAGTAGGACTACCCAGAGTGTAGCAGCTTGAAATTTAATTGTGAGGCAAAGAGATGCTTCTGGGAAATtcagccaaacaaaaaacaacaaaccctaAATCATGGAAATTATGAAGGCTTTTCTTTATTAGAAacaaatgtggatttttttttttttggtctacACACTAATTAAAACCATCCTGTGCAATTATAGTATGACcaaattaatatatttcagtctgcttttcaACTGTTACAGCTGCattcaaaatgtttctttgaGATCAGCTAGAAAATACACATATCCTtagaagaaaaattgaaaaattcagGCTATACCCTGAGCTAGCCTAATAATTTAATCAAACATGTATTTATGCAATATTTTGTAACAAGGAAACTTGATTGTCATGCATCAAAATCCACTGTTTAGGTGCATATGCAAACTTACTAAAATATGAAGCCTagcaattatttcttttttctgaacaACTTTGAGTGGTTCTCAGAAGTTATCACAGTAGGGCCTGAAAATAATCCTTGAGTGTCTCCCAGAACATAAAACTTGTTTTAGGagccatttattttttaacctttctATTAATCTCAACCTTGTATGGGCATCTCTCACTGTGTATCCAGTCAGATGTATATATCAGTTTTTTCCTATTCTAAGTGAATCAGTAAGATAGCATAGAATTGCAAAAAGTCAGTGTTGTATATGTGCACCAatgtgtttctctgtgtgtaAACATATAAAATTTCTGCCTGTAATGCAGTCATGGGAGCTTCtcacacaaaattaaatttaaaacaactgTTTTCATAATAGAAGTTCCACGTTTACAGTGTATGTTTATGGCGTATGCTTGTGTAGACTGCCCTTATTTTCTAAATAGGCAGTTTTTAAACTGGGAGGTTTTAAAGCTCAGTTGAAAGATTTAAAGGCTGAAGGccttcaagaaaagaaaattcactttGACAACCCTTCCCAGTTAAGCTCCTAAAAATTAGAATTATCTTTGTGTCCATCCTCTCTTGTAGTTTCTGTCATTCAAGATAATCATCTTGATCCCACCATGTGTTCTTCTAGACACAGAAGTCTAAGCCAAAATATACCCTATCATATCCTGACACACACCTTTCCTCCTAACATATGGTCACCAAACTTGAGGAGGCAGGTTCAGGGTGATAAACCATGGCATTACTTTACAGATCTAATGTCGCATGTGTATATGTGGATCTGTTTATTCAAATAGGCTTGGGTGTGTGGTTAGAGTTAGAAAAGGTTATGGGTTATGCCCTGGATCTTTGGAGGTCAGTTTAATATAGTTTAAAGATTAAAAGATTTTCTCCCACTGAAATTGTGAGAAAGAGATctaaacagtaaaataaaatttaatagataaataaataaataaaacaaaatcaaatgtgttaaattaaaaatcaaagcaagGCTGTTTGGACAAGTAGGAAGAACATTAGTGTATGCTGTACAGATTTGGCTTACTTGTCTCCTGCCTGACTTAGAGCTGTATGCATGCAGTGATATCTCAGTACTCACTGAGTTCCTTGTACACATTGTCACTGGAGGCTTGGCTTAATCAGTTGTGAGCTGAAAAAAGTAATATAAATTGGAACCTTTTGTCATGAAGCATTTAAATGTTGATATGCTTTAATGGCTTAGGGGAGAAAATTTAGCATGAGAGATTGTAAGAAACAAGAAATCGATTACATGTAAGAAAGGACTTGAACCTCTAATCAAGTATTACCATATACAGAAAGATCCCTAGCTAGTTATAGCTAAATTCAAATGGGATAATGgttaggttttgtttttttttttttttgttaattttaagTTTTATCAAAAAATGACATTCCTATTCACTCTTTATCTAGTTTTGCATAATACATGCTTACAATGATTTATGGAAAGTTTTCACTGTGTAAATATTGAAGCATATGCTAGACAGTATCCATAAGCAGTGAGGGTTTTATGAAATACAGGCATCTGcatatttctctctgtttttgttGGGTAAAAAAGGCCAGAAAACTTCttgctgaaaattaaaaagataaagCTTGATATAGCTAGTAGGAGTAGACAAGGAGTATTTAAGAGCAACTTGCTCGTTCCCTGCTTTTTCTGTGACAGCAAGGGTACCCCCATGACTGTCACACCCTTAACTGCCAGTTTCTCTGATCAGTGGGactgagcagctgctgaaggtCTGGTGCTCCTCCTTGTAAATTCTTAAACAAAGTGAAACAAAGGGTGATGGTGTCTCATGAAGAGGTAACTCATCTAGCTAAGTGCCAGCTTTGGGCAGTGAAGATGTGGAGTAATTCCCTGAAAGCACAAAGGGAACCCCTGCGTTTATAGGCTTGCCTGCCTGTTCTGTGTATGCAGAGAGCTGGCAGAGAGCTGCCATCAGGGAGAGACTGTGTGACACCACCTTCCCCTTACGTGTGGGAGTCTGTTACAGGATCTCTACCTACTATTCTCATGAGTTATTGATGTGCTAGCTGTGATTAACTTTTAATTACTTATATATCGCTTTTTGTAAAGCATCCATCTGTTATATAAGCTTGatttacaaatgaaaacaaaaccaacgTAAAATGTGGCAGTAGTACATTACAAAGCAGCCTGCCGCCGCTGGCAGACAGGAATCCTAATTCAATGCGCTGTAAATTAGACAATGTTATTTCCTTCTTTAAACTATGGGAGTTATAGTTAGAAGGAATTAATATTTGTCATTTGGGATGGGAAATGTGTGCAGATAGATGAGGTCAGATATGACAGTGAAGGCCTGGAGATCAAAATCTGATTCAAATCTGGTTTTGCAGCTCCTTGTAGGAATTACCCGTATGTTGAACTGCTATGGTTGGTTGGAAGTTGTTGAATTAGTTTTAAGAAACTTTAGATCTTACCCAAGGGGAAAGTAGCTAAAGTTATTTAGGTGGGAAAAAGCAAATATAATTTTGGAGCTTTAAAATATGAACCtgtcctttaattttttttatggcattggtggttttttcctcccaccCCTCACCTTAtttaggtttggttttgtttcacttATTTTTCTTGTTGGGGGTGATATTTGATGTTCCAGATGATTTCTGTTAGATAGTACCGGCTGCCTGTAAAATACTGCTACATCAAGAACTGTAAGGACATAGAAATCAGACATGTCCACTGTGCTTAGGGGTGTTCAAAGGTGAACACATTTCCATACTAATGCggcaaaccaaaaccagcatCTGCATCATGATGTTTTGTTCATCACCATAAATACAGAATGAACATTTTCTACACATAGATGGGTTTTGGGGCTTTCCGTCTGGGTTAACTGGGTAAAATTTTCCAAGTTAATTGCTGTTGAGGGTTTTACTGTCTTTCAGTGTTTGACTGTAAAAGTTCATGTGTGAAGCATTTATAAAGATTTTGTAGTTATTTCTAAGGTACTGAAACATACATCAGCCAGAGAGGTGAACTGAACTGAAcattttcaaactgaaataataaaaccaaCTCTTATCAATTAAATACATGCTTTATTATTTGACATtgcaaaattatatttttggtACTCTAGGAAATGTGAGGGAAGAGAACTATCAATCAcctgaagactgaaaataattaattaatttaataaataaaaaaataaatccagggggtgaaggggctggaggggaagAAAGGTACTTCAGACTTCATAATCAAACAAGAGTTAATGATTTTTGCACCAGTGTGTAATCCAAAGTCTTCAGGTAAGATTCTGAACCTGAGATTCAAGATGTAAAAATATCAGAGGCAGTATGGTGGTGTGTCTTCTAAGGCTTTCAAACTGTCTAATGCATGAGGAAGCATTGGAATAATTCTGGTCTGATGGTCTTCCACATTTCTTGTTGGTTATAGTTACTGTGCTAATTTTATGTCCAGCATTTGCCCAAAAGGAAAGATGCCAATAAAATGATGCATTCATTATATAAgtattttaatatgtttttatcAATACTTGCTTGAATGGATTGCCTGACATTACATTGCAGAATTTTTAAGTCCTACCTTCAGGCAAATCTCATGCTTACtagcaaaaatgaaagtgtgaaatgctttttaatgtatatttaaCAACAGATAGTCTTGTGATTACTGATGTGTATTCTCTCTGGATTTTTCCCTTGCTATCAGAAGGCAATGTTAAGAGACAACATTTTTACACATTTATGCTATTTACATCCATCAGATCCTTACTTTTTTAACCTATTTTTAACTGTCATTTATAAGAAGGTAACAAAAAAAGTAATCTTTCAAGTCTAAACCATACCAAGGTTGCAAGTTTGCAAGCAATCAATTGGCAGTAATAGTCCAGGAAAAAAGGCATTAAGGTGCTAGTGTTAAGTGCTGTTTCCAAGACATTTTCACTTGCATCAAAGTTTCTTATGAAATGGTTCAGTCTTATATCTGCTCATATTTAAGGAGCAACTCTATCAATTGTATTCATCTAGCTCTTCCTAATAGTGTTACCATTTAATAATGATTAAGGTacaattttctgtattttagagTGGTGTGCACAACAGTTCATGTTTTACTAATTTATTCTAACAGTAGCATTCTACAGAGATcgctgtttttaaaataaaagtactgAAAGTATTTTAGATCACAGAGTCCCAGGGTCTAACAGTACTCTGACACTGTTAAACTCAATCTGGTTTTCTAACTGTGACTCTAATTACAGTATTTGCATGGATGGAAAGTTTGTGTTGTTTGGTCAAGTTCTATTAACACTGTTTGCATCTTGTTTTTTGAGCTTAGTGTTTCATGTTCAGGCTGCAGAGCACCTTCTTCAATAATTATGCAGAATCAATAagcttttctttgtgttttgtctttgttGTTTCTTTGATATGGCCTCTAGGATGCTGCAGGCAAGGTGCTGGACCGCTGGGCCATCATGTCCAGGGAAGAAGAGATCATTACCCTTCAGCAGTTCCTGAGATTTGGAGAAACGAAATCTATCGTGGAGCTGATGGCAAttcaagaaaaagaagggcaggctgtggctgtgccatctTCAAAGACAGATTCAGATATAAGGACTTTTATTGAAAGCAATAATCGCACCAGGAGCCCAAGTCTCCTTGCTCACCTGGAGAATAGCAACCCTTCCAGCATTCATCATTTTGAAAACATCCCAAACAGCCTTGCATTCCTACTTCCATTCCAGTACATAAATCCAGTCTCTGCTCCACTTCTGGGGCTGCCTCCAAATGGCCTCCTGCTGGAACAGCCAGCAATGAGGCTCCGTGAACCAAGCCTTACAACCCAAAATGAATATAATGAGAGCAGTGAATCTGAAGTTTCCCCTACACCTTTCAAGAATGAGCAAGCATCCAGCAGGAATGCTTTGACCAGCATCACAAATGTGGAGCCCAAAACTGAGCCAGCCTGTGTCTCTCCTGTTCAAACACCTACACCAGTTAATGATTTATCGAAAACGGAGCACACAAAAAGCTCATTCCGAATTCACAGAATGAGGAGAATGGGGTcagcctccaggaaaggaagagTGTTTTGCAATGCATGTGGCAAAACTTTCTACGACAAAGGTACTCTTAAAATCCACTACAATGCTGTGCACCTGAAAATCAAGCATCGATGCACTATTGAAGGCTGCAATATGGTCTTCAGCTCTCTCAGAAGCCGCAATCGCCACAGTGCTAACCCAAATCCCCGCCTCCACATGCCTATGCTAAGGAATAACCGTGACAAAGATCTAATTCGTGCTACATCAGGTGCTGCCACTCCTGTCATAGCAAGTACAAAGTCCAACCTAACTTTAACAAGCCCTGGGCGTCCACCGATGGGGTTTACCACTCCCCCTCTAGACCCAGTACTACAGAACCCTCTTCCCAGTCAGCTGGTCTTCCCGGCTTTAAAGACTGTCCAACCTGTTCCtccattttacagaaatttgCTTACTCCTGGAGAGATGGTGAGTCCTCCAACCTCACTCCCGACCAGTCCCATAATACCAGCTGTGAGTGGCATGGAGCAGCATCCCCCTCCTCCTTCAGAGTCATCCGTACCTTCAGTGTTGATGCCCACCCCAGAGCCCAATGCAGATCTTGCCCCCAAGAAGAAGCCAAGGAAGTCAAGCATGCCAGTAAAAATTGAAAAGGAAGTTATTGACACTGCTGATGAGTttgatgatgaagatgaagaggTGAATGACAGGAGCGCAATGGTGAATGACATTGGTCATGACAATCACTGCCATTCTCAGGAGGAAATGAGCCCAGGCCTGTCTGTTAAAGACTTTTCCAAAAGTGATAGAGGCAGATGTATGTCCAGACCAGACATAAGAAGGGCAGACAGCATGACATCAGAAGACCAGGAGCATGAGAGAGACTACGAAAATGAGTCAGAGTCATCAGAGCCCAAATTG is a genomic window of Ammospiza nelsoni isolate bAmmNel1 chromosome Z, bAmmNel1.pri, whole genome shotgun sequence containing:
- the BNC2 gene encoding zinc finger protein basonuclin-2, which produces MQFGTRTAATDSGFMGTWQNTDTNLLFRMSQQAIRCTLVNCTCECFQPGKINLRTCDQCKHGWVAHALDKLSTQHLYHPTQVEIVQSNVVFDISSLMLYGTQAVPVRLKILLDRLFSVLKQEEVLHILHGLGWTLRDYVRGYILQDAAGKVLDRWAIMSREEEIITLQQFLRFGETKSIVELMAIQEKEGQAVAVPSSKTDSDIRTFIESNNRTRSPSLLAHLENSNPSSIHHFENIPNSLAFLLPFQYINPVSAPLLGLPPNGLLLEQPAMRLREPSLTTQNEYNESSESEVSPTPFKNEQASSRNALTSITNVEPKTEPACVSPVQTPTPVNDLSKTEHTKSSFRIHRMRRMGSASRKGRVFCNACGKTFYDKGTLKIHYNAVHLKIKHRCTIEGCNMVFSSLRSRNRHSANPNPRLHMPMLRNNRDKDLIRATSGAATPVIASTKSNLTLTSPGRPPMGFTTPPLDPVLQNPLPSQLVFPALKTVQPVPPFYRNLLTPGEMVSPPTSLPTSPIIPAVSGMEQHPPPPSESSVPSVLMPTPEPNADLAPKKKPRKSSMPVKIEKEVIDTADEFDDEDEEVNDRSAMVNDIGHDNHCHSQEEMSPGLSVKDFSKSDRGRCMSRPDIRRADSMTSEDQEHERDYENESESSEPKLCEESLESDDRLHEPGEKSMMHSDRPDENHNDSSNQDVIKVKEEYTDPTYDMFYMSQYGLYNGSSASMAALHESFASTFNYSSPQKFSPEGEMCSSPDPKICYVCKKSFKSSYSVKLHYRNVHLKEMHVCTVAGCNAAFPSRRSRDRHSANINLHRKLLTKELDDMGLDTSQPSLSKDLRDEFLVKIYGAQHQMGLDIREDTSSPAGTEDSHMNGYGRGMAEDYMVLDLSTTSSIQSSSSIHSSRESDAGSDEGILLDDVDGASDSGESAHKADAPALAVGMGTDVPGSLMFNSVSVSNGGIMCNICHKMYSNKGTLRVHYKTVHLREMHKCKVPGCNMMFSSVRSRNRHSQNPNLHKNIPFTSVD